In one window of Xiphophorus hellerii strain 12219 chromosome 23, Xiphophorus_hellerii-4.1, whole genome shotgun sequence DNA:
- the LOC116714902 gene encoding serine/arginine repetitive matrix protein 2: MDSWTLQGDSYSFMRSAPRTFSLCHREGTPNHVEIFDIINIPPQRSVISETTCLCDIFGDDGESASLSSSPAAGPAVPSQTELEGRAATTPQVDDLNDSSGSYHTAPGSSEGEEGFDDSREGCYSPAWQKEYSDGRELDEKELNLKHPEVAKDSIANFEPKTATPVLLHSTSTPSSLTPSYQGLNSGETTPSPGYNSPSSFNPEGRLSSLSSSSAEKRLSPLSPDIQESYRETESSTITPLFKDRQSNPSNQSLSPSLTSDLIEPVKASQLNQNSSSSPETTTDLSQDYTDIKSRINFSSSIHHGVDSESPLEGQVVSLELRNSSPSPTTQTLPPFSESRGRVSVPDLFSRESTPDIKDSANTTELISDLSIAGRDTTTTPQSQDTGLSTGPGSSVSTSGPRSTPPSPVISVATSPELVEDRVPAGIGNARTSPHLPTPAFLTNTGSRSPSPALSPTVQNHLALSEIRSQVSSPVVSNSFSPVPEVQQNSSPLQQIYTSPSPEIRIVSYSPELSNEHSSQVNPSPELHQRVSPLEGRYNSPSPEIRIFSSSPELRRKEQRSQVTPSPGLHQNSSPLEEKYTSHTPEIGAVTPPPDLIRKKWPCQVKEVSESSLTEQQVGSVSPRSFSFSPQIAGVSYSVVQAEGRTSSPFPGLSHTSSPEPTHFLVSSESGKDSVDTSVAQSIGSQRNSPHLSDIQSSPSLSQLKKQTPSPQPEYCTPSPEPGSLTCSPDDCLSPFTEKIFQESLAAQSPEFNSLYTTPVPLTSELQTETITAGVTVIPSPTHLTKKAVSPSFKLENRLETGATEIKSNSSVVEVCAPISVLSDKNSYNSQIQLITERRETKKREHCQEISSVAISTQEKHNTQTPFSQEEIKSPSHNITSHRVHRAASKEFGQRQEKLHPLVPSNSLNFDSNIYLPNSTCTPQNSRRQLVPKIIQDDRERLEGDMSRHINRRRTPSPPLTRFTPVHIIAPQKPHRKWQNRSNSPSEVIASSLCGNLKEAATNRENPNVDPVDNNSQAHWVRIGKQLEKDREMPLEQERDVGMERQMVREIDRERKREEQAPEREEEWQGVASYRGEQVELSFNARNRKGPVIRSAAPTTRETRQGLPTVHSYSESLPATRQLQQQHSLLKLAPQPDPSGCSASRRLKPPTSQDRRSVPRRVSTSRPCQSSSSSMGSELDEADHEVKWLTDGAFRSLSSPEVDYLEMYNSSHCSSTNISQPSTHDSPAGVNAAWLSYADFRGSAPKLDFDELSSHQQYPHSLDCLDPSRRCELGSFECIDVAVEREDCRKVRRGVPKRQIQLKRRNNTEGKQDESSENSSPGLPGMVESPSQETHPRGIFVRQHSTPAAMQETPPNESSSELSQQNERQSQLQKSASMDETYSKTKIASCLIKNVLSKKMQGVDRQPDEQASEEVSPPTESATAPSEESPKLDSSNLSSSLQSDHTLSSERLSLRGETGMKDQAALPTDHRLKSSYRPSSSSSGRSVTFSQTDSEEADSQTRSTKSSASEIKSNCSIPFEGKRSGLQSWQTHETVVGAPGKAPAWDTAAPSERPSGNTLARGTNRDEKVENKDQHRQLQQRDKDTCTSKTQEIKLTAVEKKKASLNVCLTPEAESKSFPPDGSAGEKEENTKTKAEDKIQDEGDRDDNVKAPVHKVRDVRRLVKNTYNLSFKAVSPDNQSGINEENCNEETREEVPVEEKINVLKEASREERKEEREEEVRVDRTPEEKDEAKDSMNQTLLHSTQNKRNSPSGPQPMQIECKAVCWKDDKNKMQNMKKDLGNKNQSSLLSSPDVNSIESRLKHTMEEKMIQKLGEHNISTTAEKKKNVTEIHKVPDCEDKPTLARTDRKPPMLGSLPKLPSKEREVSTAVVLIREKSNKSNISASLSHEETSAQIKAPASLSPIPPVSGGASGGSAGHSVSMLLKEKGYQADIGAVVSDGQNLTRGKGHTCKHVNSLEIPLQTIPPSEKVFPDSHRGRTVSSSSTTSGPSAMTESADVLEKPTEEEGVSIKPPKKDTATTKRNTMDQTLTTTKQNDTIGDFEAVKRLDPTFPPRSPAIRRFKPQPGETRSPSKDTEKKEISSSSLGSHRPQMIEVKSIAKSSQKPAVPPKPNCKFKPGDLGNVTSEAQRASTASSSGKQRNEERQQTIVVSSPTVYRKISNESASASNYSRKLAVSAVSNLKPPPHRTTAANVTSISNMSAACSDTEAVTDQGQHQQSATSPQSSRHAKKPESLTTTSDTGLDVAQQLVPQPNPYQNVGSTLSEVDQSTSMDPEGQQCSRATCEHEQTMPVSANNLKQVPAVSATQKYTHQPYRRTVSSEHAQRIDDQHFYTSDDPPSYDERESFSPLLLPDMISARSNRYQPASRPPCSCTAGYPSHCGPSSPHQHRSPHNLTPPSLPHSPGQALPYQVAQPPLHAHHCRPEMQPLGYQPRSPKSSPLGPNQPQSMYQPLHPSAACGPLSSLMQACPADRSLLPQQHIGARRPPVHRSPHQQPPNLTGAPYSDPGHSHSPVLPPIDPQYLCGPQSMGPSYGSEYGGDSSSVYSESSYAQPPRRVLLDPETGKYFYIEVPVQPLRKMLFDPETGQYVEVLIPQQAMSHSGLYPPAGPHFQPLHNHNIYAPAPQYMPCAAPPPLAHPQVQPQPPQYPEVSAAPPMHPSGSGVSYRNPSGQGSKPEPKNHRPLDQRYLENMYYVPSVINASPNTTPPDYYHRHTSNLPTTGGKRS, translated from the coding sequence ATGGACAGTTGGACTCTCCAGGGGGACAGCTACTCCTTCATGCGCAGTGCGCCCCGCACATTTTCCCTGTGCCATCGTGAGGGTACCCCTAACCACGTTGAAATCTTCGACATTATCAACATCCCCCCTCAGCGGAGTGTCATCTCTGAGACCACCTGCCTGTGTGACATTTTTGGAGACGACGGTGAGTCAGCGTCCCTCTCAAGCAGCCCTGCTGCAGGGCCCGCTGTACCTTCGCAGACAGAGTTGGAAGGAAGAGCTGCTACCACACCACAAGTGGATGATTTGAACGATTCTTCTGGCAGCTATCACACTGCACCTGGATCAAGCGAGGGAGAGGAGGGGTTTGATGATTCAAGAGAAGGGTGTTATAGCCCTGCTTGGCAAAAAGAGTATTCAGATGGGAGGGAATTAGATGAAAAGGAATTAAATTTAAAGCATCCAGAAGTTGCTAAGGATAGCATTGCAAATTTTGAACCAAAAACAGCAACCCCAGTACTTCTGCACAGTACAAGTACCCCATCATCACTCACCCCATCGTATCAAGGCCTCAACAGTGGTGAGACAACACCTTCTCCTGGATATAACAGCCCCAGTTCCTTCAATCCAGAAGGGAGGCTGTCATCACTATCCTCCTCCTCCGCTGAAAAAAGACTTTCACCTCTATCACCTGACATTCAGGAATCATACAGAGAAACTGAATCAAGTACAATAACCCCTTTATTCAAGGACAGACAGAGTAATCCTTCAAATCAATCTTTAAGTCCATCGCTTACATCCGATTTAATTGAGCCAGTTAAAGCCAGCCAGTTAAATCAAAACAGCAGTTCATCACCTGAGACTACCACTGACCTTTCTCAGGATTATACAGACATTAAATCTAGAATCAATTTTTCATCTTCTATACACCATGGTGTCGATTCAGAATCTCCCTTAGAAGGGCAGGTAGTCTCCCTTGAGCTCAGAAATAGTTCTCCTTCCCCCACCACTCAAACATTACCTCCTTTCTCTGAATCAAGAGGGAGGGTATCTGTACCTGATCTCTTTAGCAGAGAATCCACACCTGATATAAAAGATTCTGCCAACACCACTGAACTTATTTCAGATCTTTCTATTGCTGGAAGAGACACCACGACTACTCCTCAGAGCCAGGACACAGGATTATCAACTGGACCAGGCAGCTCTGTTTCCACATCAGGCCCGAGGTCTACGCCCCCTTCTCCTGTCATTTCAGTAGCCACGTCTCCTGAGCTTGTAGAGGATAGAGTTCCAGCTGGAATAGGGAACGCAAGAACCTCCCCTCACTTGCCTACCCCTGCCTTTCTAACCAACACTGGGTCAAGAAGTCCATCCCCTGCTCTTTCGCCTACAGTACAAAACCATTTAGCACTTTCTGAAATCAGGAGTCAGGTGTCTTCACCTGTGGTTAGTAATAGTTTTTCTCCAGTACCTGAAGTGCAGCAGAACAGTTCACCTTTACAACAAATATATACTTCCCCATCACCTGAGATAAGGATTGTATCCTACTCTCCTGAGCTCAGTAACGAGCATAGCTCTCAAGTAAATCCATCACCCGAACTTCATCAGAGAGTCTCACCTTTAGAGGGAAGGTACAATTCTCCATCCCCTGAAATAAGgattttctcctcctctccagAGCTCAGAAGGAAAGAACAACGCTCTCAAGTAACTCCATCACCTGGACTGCACCAGAACAGCTCacctttagaagaaaaatatacgTCTCACACACCTGAGATAGGTGCTGTTACACCCCCTCCAGATCTAATCAGGAAAAAGTGGCCCTGTCAAGTCAAAGAGGTTTCAGAGTCTTCTCTCACAGAGCAACAAGTTGGCTCTGTGTCACCAAGAAGCTTCTCTTTCTCCCCTCAAATCGCAGGGGTGTCTTATTCTGTTGTTCAGGCTGAGGGCAGGACAAGTTCCCCATTTCCAGGACTTTCTCATACCTCCTCCCCAGAGCCAACTCATTTTCTTGTGTCCTCTGAGTCTGGTAAAGACAGTGTTGACACCAGTGTAGCACAGTCCATTGGTAGTCAAAGAAACTCTCCACATTTATCAGATATCCAAAgttctccctctctgtctcagctcaaaaaacaaacaccttcTCCTCAGCCAGAATATTGCACACCTTCACCTGAACCAGGATCTCTAACCTGTTCACCAGATGACTGCCTAAGTCCatttacagagaaaatattCCAGGAATCACTAGCAGCACAGTCTCCAGAATTCAACTCCCTGTATACAACACCTGTTCCTCTCACATCTGAGCTTCAGACAGAGACCATTACTGCCGGTGTCACAGTAATACCGTCACCTACACATCTGACAAAGAAAGCTGTGTCACCTTCATTTAAATTAGAGAATAGACTGGAAACTGGCGCTACTGAAATAAAGAGCAACTCTTCAGTGGTGGAAGTTTGCGCTCCGATATCTGTCTTATCAGATAAAAATTCATACAATTCACAGATACAACTCATCacagaaagaagagagacaaaaaagagagaacactGTCAAGAAATATCAAGTGTAGCCATCTCCACTcaggaaaaacacaacactCAAACCCCCTTTTCTCAAGAAGAAATCAAGTCTCCTTCCCACAACATTACAAGCCACAGAGTTCATAGAGCTGCATCCAAGGAGTTTGGGCAAAGACAGGAAAAGCTCCATCCTCTGGTCCCCTCTAACTCCCTGAATTTTGACAGTAATATTTATCTACCAAATTCGACTTGCACACCTCAGAACTCAAGAAGACAGCTGGTACCCAAAATTATACAAGACGACAGGGAGAGGCTGGAGGGGGACATGTCCCGTCATATAAACAGGCGGCGCACTCCTTCTCCACCTCTTACCAGGTTTACACCTGTTCACATTATAGCCCCTCAGAAACCACACAGAAAGTGGCAAAACAGAAGCAATAGCCCCTCTGAAGTTATAGCATCCTCACTGTGTGGTAATTTAAAGGAAGCAGCGACAAATAGGGAAAACCCCAATGTTGACCCTGTTGACAATAATAGCCAGGCCCATTGGGTCAGAATTGGAAAGCAATTGGAGAAGGACAGAGAAATGCCTTTGGAGCAGGAGAGGGATGTAGGTATGGAGAGGCAAATGGTTAGGGAGatagacagagagagaaagagggaggagCAGGCTCCTGAAAGAGAAGAGGAGTGGCAGGGGGTTGCCAGTTACAGAGGGGAACAGGTTGAGCTGTCATTCAATGCCAGGAATAGAAAAGGACCTGTGATTCGCAGTGCAGCTCCCACAACCAGAGAGACGCGCCAGGGACTGCCAACAGTACATTCTTATTCAGAGAGTCTCCCTGCGACAAGACAGCTACAGCAACAACACAGTCTGCTTAAACTTGCACCTCAGCCAGACCCCAGCGGTTGCAGTGCCAGCAGAAGACTTAAACCTCCCACATCTCAGGACAGGAGAAGTGTGCCTCGACGTGTGTCCACGAGCAGGCCATGTCAGAGCTCCAGCTCCAGTATGGGAAGTGAACTTGATGAAGCAGACCATGAGGTGAAGTGGCTTACAGATGGGGCTTTTCGCAGCCTGTCAAGTCCTGAAGTAGATTACCTTGAAATGTACAACTCCAGCCACTGTTCGTCTACAAACATTTCTCAACCATCTACCCATGACAGTCCGGCTGGGGTCAATGCTGCCTGGCTGTCCTATGCTGACTTCAGAGGTTCTGCACCAAAGCTTGACTTTGATGAACTCTCCTCTCATCAGCAATATCCTCACAGTTTAGATTGCCTAGATCCATCCAGAAGATGTGAGTTAGGAAGCTTTGAATGCATAGATGTAGCTGTGGAAAGAGAGGACTGCAGGAAAGTAAGAAGAGGAGTGCCAAAAAGACAGATCCAACTGAAGAGAAGGAATAATACTGAAGGGAAGCAGGATGAGAGCAGTGAAAATAGCAGTCCTGGGCTACCAGGTATGGTGGAGAGCCCCTCTCAAGAGACTCACCCTAGAGGTATCTTTGTGAGGCAACACAGTACACCAGCAGCAATGCAAGAAACTCCCCCTAATGAGagcagctctgagctctcaCAGCAAAATGAAAGACAGTCCCAACTCCAGAAATCTGCTTCTATGGATGAAACATACTCTAAAACCAAGATTGCTTCATGCCTCATCAAGAACGTGTTGTCAAAGAAGATGCAAGGTGTTGACAGACAGCCTGATGAGCAAGCAAGTGAAGAAGTGAGTCCACCAACAGAGAGTGCAACAGCACCATCTGAAGAATCACCGAAACTTGACTCTAGTAATCTGAGTTCCAGTCTTCAGTCAGATCACACCCTTTCTTCTGAGAGACTTTCTTTGAGGGGAGAAACAGGCATGAAGGATCAAGCCGCCCTGCCTACCGACCACAGATTAAAATCTAGTTATAGACCAAGTTCATCCAGCAGTGGCAGAAGTGTCACCTTCTCCCAGACTGACAGTGAAGAAGCTGATTCCCAAACTCGAAGTACTAAATCATCAGCTTCAGAGATAAAATCCAACTGCAGTATACCGTTTGAGGGTAAAAGAAGTGGTTTACAGTCCTGGCAAACACATGAAACTGTGGTAGGTGCACCAGGGAAAGCACCTGCGTGGGACACAGCAGCTCCCTCAGAACGTCCTTCTGGCAACACACTGGCAAGAGGAACAAACAGAgatgaaaaagttgaaaacaaaGATCAACACAGACAACTTCAACAAAGAGACAAAGATACCTGCACATCTAAAACACAGGAGATCAAACTCACAGCTGTGGAAAAGAAGAAGGCCTCACTAAATGTATGTCTCACTCCAGAGGCAGAAAGCAAATCTTTTCCACCAGATGGATCTGCTggagagaaggaagaaaatacTAAGACCAAAGCAGAAGACAAAATACAGGATGAAGGGGACAGGGATGATAACGTTAAGGCTCCCGTTCACAAAGTTAGAGATGTAAGGCGGCTTGTGAAAAATACATACAACTTGTCCTTCAAGGCAGTTAGTCCTGATAACCAGTCAGGCATCAATGAAGAAAACTGCAATGAGGAAACAAGGGAGGAGGTGCCAGtagaggagaaaataaatgtattaaaggaGGCTAGCagagaagagaggaaagaagaaagagaagaagaggtCAGGGTCGACAGAACACCTGAAGAGAAAGATGAAGCAAAAGATTCAATGAATCAAACATTACTTCATTCAACtcagaataaaagaaattctCCATCTGGTCCACAGCCAATGCAAATCGAATGCAAGGCTGTATGCTGgaaagatgacaaaaataaaatgcaaaacatgaaGAAAGATTTGGGCAATAAAAACCAAAGCTCTTTGTTGTCTTCCCCAGATGTGAACTCAATAGAGAGCAGACTAAAACACACAATGGAAGAGAAGATGATCCAAAAGCTTGGTGAACATAATATTAGTACcacagcagaaaagaaaaagaatgtgaCAGAAATCCACAAAGTGCCAGACTGTGAGGACAAACCCACATTGGCTAGAACAGACCGAAAACCTCCCATGCTCGGAAGCCTCCCTAAACTGCCTAGTAAGGAGAGGGAGGTGTCCACTGCTGTAGTTTTAATAAGAGAGAAATCAAATAAATCCAACATATCTGCATCTTTAAGTCATGAAGAGACTTCTGCCCAAATCAAAGCTCCTGCTTCTCTCTCACCTATCCCCCCTGTTTCTGGCGGTGCATCTGGTGGTAGTGCTGGCCACTCAGTTTCAATGCTTTTAAAGGAGAAAGGTTATCAAGCTGACATTGGCGCAGTGGTGAGCGATGGTCAGAACTTAACTAGAGGTAAAGGACATACTTGTAAGCATGTGAACTCTTTGGAAATCCCTCTTCAGACCATTCCTCCTTCAGAAAAAGTTTTTCCTGATTCTCACAGAGGGAGAACCGTCTCCTCATCCTCCACCACCTCTGGCCCCTCAGCAATGACTGAAAGTGCAGATGTCCTGGAAAAGCCCACAGAAGAGGAGGGAGTTAGCATTAAACCTCCAAAGAAAGatacagcaacaacaaaaaggaaCACAATGGACCAAACACTAACAACCACCAAACAAAATGACACTATAGGAGATTTTGAAGCAGTCAAAAGACTTGATCCTACTTTCCCCCCCAGGTCTCCTGCAATACGGAGATTCAAACCACAGCCAGGTGAGACCAGGTCACCATCAAAAGatacagagaaaaaagaaatctcctcATCGTCTTTGGGAAGCCACAGACCTCAAATGATTGAAGTGAAATCTATAGCTAAAAGCTCTCAAAAACCAGCAGTGCCTCCGAAACCAAACTGCAAATTTAAGCCTGGAGATTTGGGAAATGTGACAAGTGAAGCACAGAGAGCATCAACAGCCTCCTCTAGTGGAAAACAACGAAATGAGGAGAGACAGCAGACAATTGTAGTGAGCTCACCTACAGTCTACAGGAAGATTTCCAATGAGTCTGCCTCTGCATCAAATTATTCAAGAAAGCTTGCTGTATCTGCTGTGTCAAACCTTAAGCCACCACCTCACAGAACAACAGCAGCCAATGTCACCAGCATCTCTAACATGTCAGCAGCCTGTTCAGACACAGAGGCAGTTACTGACCAAGGTCAGCACCAACAATCTGCTACTTCGCCTCAGAGCTCCAGGCATGCTAAGAAACCTGAATCCCTAACTACAACGTCAGACACCGGTTTAGATGTAGCCCAACAACTTGTTCCACAACCAAATCCATATCAAAATGTTGGATCTACCCTATCTGAAGTTGACCAATCTACTTCAATGGACCCAGAGGGTCAACAGTGTTCTAGGGCGACATGTGAACATGAGCAAACTATGCCTGTTAGCGCCAACAATCTGAAGCAAGTGCCTGCTGTTTCCGCAACTCAAAAGTACACTCATCAACCATACAGAAGAACAGTCTCCAGTGAGCATGCCCAAAGAATAGACGATCAACATTTTTATACCTCAGATGACCCTCCAAGCTACGACGAAAGAGAGAGCTTCAGTCCACTCTTGCTTCCTGATATGATTTCAGCGAGGTCAAATCGGTATCAACCCGCATCCCGTCCTCCCTGTTCCTGCACAGCTGGCTACCCCTCTCACTGTGGTCCTTCCTCTCCTCACCAGCATCGCAGTCCCCATAACCTTACCCCACCTAGTCTGCCACACTCTCCAGGTCAGGCACTACCTTACCAAGTGGCTCAGCCCCCTCTCCATGCTCACCACTGTAGACCTGAAATGCAGCCATTGGGTTACCAACCAAGATCTCCAAAATCAAGCCCTCTTGGTCCAAACCAACCACAATCCATGTACCAGCCTCTCCATCCCTCCGCTGCCTGCGGTCCCCTTTCTTCACTCATGCAGGCCTGCCCTGCTGACCGCTCTCTGCTGCCACAGCAACATATTGGAGCTCGACGGCCTCCTGTCCACAGATCTCCCCATCAGCAGCCACCAAATCTGACTGGGGCTCCTTACAGTGATCCAGGCCACAGCCACTCTCCCGTCCTGCCTCCTATAGATCCTCAGTACCTATGTGGCCCCCAAAGCATGGGTCCCTCCTATGGGTCAGAATATGGCGGCGATAGCTCTAGCGTGTATTCAGAAAGTAGCTATGCACAGCCACCACGTAGAGTACTCCTGGATCCTGAGACAGGGAAGTATTTTTATATTGAGGTGCCTGTGCAGCCCCTTAGGAAAATGTTGTTCGACCCAGAGACTGGTCAGTATGTGGAAGTGCTCATCCCACAGCAGGCAATGTCACATTCAGGCCTGTACCCTCCTGCTGGACCCCACTTCCAGCCTCTCCACAACCACAACATCTATGCCCCGGCTCCTCAATACATGCCTTGTGCTGCTCCTCCCCCATTAGCCCACCCCCAGGTTCAGCCTCAGCCACCCCAATATCCTGAGGTGTCTGCTGCACCTCCAATGCATCCAAGTGGGTCTGGGGTGAGCTACAGGAATCCGTCAGGACAGGGATCAAAGCCAGAGCCCAAAAACCACCGACCATTGGACCAAAGGTACCTTGAGAATATGTATTATGTCCCAAGTGTGATAAATGCAAGCCCAAATACCACCCCACCTGACTATTACCACAGGCATACTTCTAACTTACCCACGACTGGGGGGAAAAGGTCCTGA